In the genome of Arachis stenosperma cultivar V10309 chromosome 2, arast.V10309.gnm1.PFL2, whole genome shotgun sequence, the window TTTATAATGGAATGCTAATTTTAGAGTTGACTACAACAATTTTGGGCAGGCATGGGATTAGACAGTTGAGAACTGGTTGGGCTGATGGGCCTGCATATGTGACACAGTGCCCAATTCAACCAGGAAACAGCTTTGTTTACAACTTCACCATAACAGGACAAAGAGGAACACTTCTTTGGCATGCACATGTTAATTGGCTAAGGTCCACTCTTCATGGAGCCTTGGTTATCTTGCCCAAGAGGGGTGTCCATTATCCTTTCCCTAAGCCTGATGATGAATTGGTTCTTGTATTAGGTGCACCACAATTACACTAACACCCTTCAAATTCATTTATTATATTCCTCTATTCACAaaatgttattatttaattcGTTTTAACTATGGTGACCCAAAAAATATTGTAGGAGAATGGTGGAAATCAGATACCGAAGCAGTTATCAATGAAGCTCTTAAATCAGGTTTGGCACCAAATGTCTCAGATGCTCATACCATTAACGGCCTTCCAGGGACAGTTACCAATTGTTCTACACAAGGTAATTTTTGTTTACAAATTCTTAAATTATGAGACAAAATAATTCTTTAAAATAATAGTAATGCTAGGTAGATAAAAAAAAGGTTAGAATTTgtcttatttttcaattaatgaATACTAAATAAAACAAGTTAAGATTGTTTTTTACTACTTTTCTTAAACATTTTCGTAAAAACACGCAGAAGTATACAACCTACCTGTGGAAAGTGGCAAGACCTACCTTCTGAGAATCATCAACGCTGCACTCAATGAGGAACTCTTCTTCAAAATCGCAGGCCACAAGCTCACCGTGGTTGAAGTTGATGCCACATATGTCAAGCCCTTCAAAATTGACACCATTCTCATAGCTCCAGGTCAAACCACCAATGTCCTTCTAGAAGCTGACCAAAAATCTGGCAAATATTTAGTTGCAGTCTCTCCATTCATGGAGGCACCAATTGCAGTTGACAACTTAACCGCCACGGCAACACTTCACTACACTGGAATTCTCCAAAATACCCCTACAGTACTCACAACTCCTCCCCCCAAAAACGCGACAAAAATAGCCAATAACTTCCTTGATTCTCTTAAAGCTCTTAACTCGAACAGATACCCTGTCAATGTACCGCACACAATTGACCACTCGCTTTTCTTTACCGTTGGTTTAGGAATTAATCCGTGCCCGACCTGTAAAGCCGGGAATGGAAGCAGGGCAGTTGCGTCCATTAATAATGTGACGTTTAGTATGCCAACCACGGCCTTGCTTCAAGCGCATTACTTCAATATTAAGGGTGTTTTTACGACGGATTTTCCCGGAAATCCGCCGAATGTTTTTAACTTTACCGGTGCCGGACCAAAGAATTTGCAGACCACAGTTGGTACCAAGCTATACAAGGTGAAGTACAATGATACGGTTCAGCTTGTGCTGCAAGATACCGGGATCATTGCACCTGAGAGCCACCCGGTTCATCTTCATGGATTCAATTTCTATATTATTGGTCGGGGAATTGggaattataataataaaacgGATCCAAAGAGCTTCAACCTTGTTGATCCGGTTGAAAGGAACACTGTTGGAGTACCAACTGGAGGCTGGGTTGCTATTAGATTCAGAGCTGATAATCcaggtaaaaaaaaatttcttaatttcATCATTTATAAtgctaatttttcaaataagtTGGTCTGTTTCGATATCTTTATAATTCTGTTTGAGTATGCTTATAAAAGGAATAAATCAGAGTGAGTTTGACGTAAAATtctaattgaaattataaaaaaagttattttgaCGCTAAAAATGGGTcattatgtattttatataaatatatactgtttaattcatttttaatatgaattttatattataaatatatattttacagtTTAATGATTTAatagctaattttttttatacgtTTAATATGattatgaaattatatataaaattacatATAGATAATTGAAAATAGCTGGTTAATACCAACTTAAGTGGTTAGAAGTTTCCCAATTAATGCTAAAATTTCTCCATCTTTACTTTTCTAATAAACTCATTCAAAGAATCAGCCTAGGTAGTATAATTTTAAAAGGAAATTTTCATAcaaattttaatacaaaatttaTTAAAGAATTTGACATTATCTTTCCTAAGGTAAGGTGCACCAAAAACCTTTTTTGGGTTATAGGATGAATAATGTTGAATGTGTTGATAATAATGTTTGTATTTTACAGGGGTTTGGTTCATGCATTGCCATCTGGAGGTGCACACAACATGGGGACTAAAGATGGCATTTTTGGTGGAAAATGGGAAAGGTCCTAAACAATCAGTGATACCACCACCAAAAGATCTTCCAAAATGTTAGACACACAATATATccatcaaatcaaatcaaatcaaatcattatATGCATAAGAGGGGGGAAGGACTTCCAATTCAAATTGAAGTGTTGGAAGGATACAGAGAAGccaggcaaaaaaaaaaagagaatgatTGGAAAGAAGGGGCTATTTAATAAGTGAGGCGGttcaatttgtttttttttcccTTATAAAGTAAAATAGGAGAATTTGTCCAACATGTTCAATAATATGGACCGGTTATTTTTAGTTTTGCTTAGACACATTTTTTAGAGGCACTTAGCTTCATATATGTATGAAACCAATAAATGTTCGCTTTTGTTGTTTATTTGGAAATATTGGAATTTGAAATACAAAATGGATTTAGTACTGTTTCACtcgtttttttttgttgatCTCAAGTATCGTAGAGCAGATAcaactattttaaaaaagagtaaaattgtcttgataattatttaattagtgtcgaaacaatttattttaatattactAATGGTAAATTTATGACAAATGTCAAAAgagtaaaataaacaaaaagatgaaagcataaaaaattgattaaaacaaatgataataaaatgaaaaataaagcAAATAACAATAGACGcaataaaaagcaaaagaaaacaaattaaagattGACTTCTAACACTCACATGCACTTGCACTCCATGCTCTTCCATTAAGTCGCAAAGACTGAAAAttttatgagttttggttaTGATCTAGTGTCTTTTTTGTGAAGTCTCTCActtcttctgaatttctgttaTTTATAGACCTTGAATTTAACTGACTTCAGAACATGTCATCCatgatcttcttcttttttttcagcCACGATCTTGCTTTGACTATGAAGAACCTTTATCTCCAAATTTTGACAACTACATCTTCCTTGGTTCCTAAATTTTTGTTTCATGTTTTCATTTGTTGAGTTTAGAGAACTAAACTATGATTAAGATCATGACTAAACATTATTGCACTATTATCTAATTGATTGTGTGATGTATTTTGTTTAGTGTgcagaaaataattaattcacaTTAGCTCAAAAAGCATTAAAAATAAGTCCATATTACATCTGGCCCAATATGATTTAAACAAAGCACTCATATCATATGATGAATAGCTGAACCAtaaggaagaaagaaaataaataagcCCAAGGAACAAATGCTTAAAGTCCATCCAGCCTTGTACAAAATTGATTCAAGCATTAGTAGCTGAACCttgaaactaaagaaaaaaaagaaagatttgACCCAAAGTTTCCTAGAGCCTATACGGTGATCACAATATCAAAGGGCCAAATAAATG includes:
- the LOC130958829 gene encoding laccase-4-like; the protein is MGSSSWIKVLLFVALILPALVECKVRHYTFHVETKNYTRLCSSKSIVTVNGKFPGPTLYAREGDNVLVRVVNRVNHNVTIHWHGIRQLRTGWADGPAYVTQCPIQPGNSFVYNFTITGQRGTLLWHAHVNWLRSTLHGALVILPKRGVHYPFPKPDDELVLVLGEWWKSDTEAVINEALKSGLAPNVSDAHTINGLPGTVTNCSTQEVYNLPVESGKTYLLRIINAALNEELFFKIAGHKLTVVEVDATYVKPFKIDTILIAPGQTTNVLLEADQKSGKYLVAVSPFMEAPIAVDNLTATATLHYTGILQNTPTVLTTPPPKNATKIANNFLDSLKALNSNRYPVNVPHTIDHSLFFTVGLGINPCPTCKAGNGSRAVASINNVTFSMPTTALLQAHYFNIKGVFTTDFPGNPPNVFNFTGAGPKNLQTTVGTKLYKVKYNDTVQLVLQDTGIIAPESHPVHLHGFNFYIIGRGIGNYNNKTDPKSFNLVDPVERNTVGVPTGGWVAIRFRADNPGVWFMHCHLEVHTTWGLKMAFLVENGKGPKQSVIPPPKDLPKC